In Scomber japonicus isolate fScoJap1 chromosome 7, fScoJap1.pri, whole genome shotgun sequence, one genomic interval encodes:
- the LOC128362415 gene encoding flavin-containing monooxygenase 5-like isoform X2: MVRRVAVIGAGPSGLTSIKACLDEGLEPICFESSDDMGGLWKFKEVSEPNRASIYRSLTINISKEMMCYSDFPIPADYPNYMHHSKILIYFRMYAEHFKLLQHIRFQTSVKSVRPRPDFSRTGQWEVVTENRDGQEERHVFDAVICCSGHYTYPNLPLKDFPGIETFDGKYFHSWDYKGPEEMYGKRVVVVGIGNSGGDIAVEGSRVAEQMYVSTRSGAWVIRQVSDNGLPVDMKYNTRFVHILFQLLPINFFNWFGENKINAMYDHTMYALKPKHRLFSQIPVINDDLPLKILSGSVVVKPNVKEIRGSTVVFEDGSFVEKVDTIVFATGYNYDFPYLPSNTMYKSGHRVGLYKHVFPPNMEHPTLAVVGFIHALGAIMPQAEIQARWVTRVFKGLKKLPSNEAMKKAVENDTKDIEKSFIVSKLTPLQVDFVSYMDDIAGEIGARPSLPWLFFTDYPLYKRVLWGPVTSYQYRLMGPGKWEGARKSIFTQFDRMYQPLKTRQVVEAEASITGRLFKLSLTVMAGGAAIYYIHVRNPTTIPTLLSNLRPQTA; encoded by the exons ATGGTGCGGAGAGTAGCAGTGATCGGGGCAGGCCCCTCTGGTCTGACCAGCATTAAGGCTTGTCTGGATGAGGGCCTGGAGCCAATCTGCTTTGAAAGCAGCGATGACATGGGCGGACTGTGGAAGTTCAAG GAAGTGTCGGAGCCCAACAGGGCCAGTATCTACCGTTCCCTCACCATCAATATTTCCAAGGAGATGATGTGTTACAGTGACTTCCCCATTCCCGCTGATTACCCCAACTACATGCACCACTCCAAAATCCTAATTTACTTCAGGATGTATGCAGAACACTTCAAATTGCTGCAACACATTCGCTTCCAG ACCTCAGTGAAGAGTGTCAGACCGAGACCAGATTTCTCTCGCACTGGTCAGTGGGAAGTGGTCACTGAGAATAGAGATGGACAAGAGGAGAGGCATGTCTTTGATGCAGTGATCTGCTGCTCTGGTCACTACACCTACCCTAACTTGCCACTCAAAGACTTCCCAG GAATTGAGACATTTGATGGAAAATACTTTCACAGCTGGGACTACAAGGGGCCTGAAGAAATGTATGGGAAGAGAGTGGTGGTTGTCGGCATTGGTAACTCAGGGGGTGACATCGCTGTGGAGGGAAGCAGAGTTGCAGAGCAG ATGTATGTGAGCACTCGTAGTGGTGCCTGGGTAATCCGTCAGGTGTCTGACAACGGCCTGCCAGTGGACATGAAGTACAACACACGTTTCGTCCACATCTTGTTCCAGCTGTTGCCAATCAACTTTTTCAACTGGTTTGGCGAGAACAAAATCAATGCCATGTATGATCACACTATGTATGCCCTAAAACCCAAACACAG GCTCTTCAGTCAGATCCCAGTGATTAATGACGACCTGCCTTTAAAGATACTGTCTGGGTCCGTCGTCGTCAAACCAAACGTCAAAGAAATCCGTGGCTCTACTGTGGTGTTTGAGGATGGCAGCTTTGTGGAAAAG GTGGATACGATTGTGTTCGCTACAGGTTATAACTATGATTTCCCTTACTTGCCAAGCAATACTATGTACAAGTCTGGGCACCGTGTGGGTCTGTACAAGCATGTTTTCCCCCCCAACATGGAACATCCCACTCTGGCTGTGGTGGGTTTCATCCACGCTCTTGGAGCCATTATGCCTCAGGCTGAAATACAGGCCCGCTGGGTCACACGTGTCTTCAAAG GACTTAAAAAGCTGCCCTCAAATGAGGCCATGAAAAAGGCTGTTGAGAATGACACCAAGGACATTGAGAAAAG TTTCATCGTGTCAAAGTTGACACCGCTGCAGGTGGACTTTGTTTCCTACATGGACGATATAGCTGGAGAGATCGGAGCGCGGCCAAGTCTCCCCTGGCTGTTCTTCACAGACTATCCACTTTATAAGAGGGTACTGTGGGGACCTGTCACATCCTACCAGTACCGCTTGATGGGACCAGGGAAATGGGAGGGTGCCCGCAAATCAATCTTCACCCAGTTTGATCGCATGTACCAGCCCTTAAAAACCAGACAG GTGGTGGAAGCAGAGGCCTCCATCACTGGCCGACTGTTCAAATTGAGCCTGACTGTCATGGCCGGAGGAGCTGCCATCTACTACATCCATGTTCGCAACCCAACTACCATCCCCACCCTGCTGTCCAACCTCCGTCCACAAACAGCCTGA
- the plpp6 gene encoding polyisoprenoid diphosphate/phosphate phosphohydrolase PLPP6, whose amino-acid sequence MPSPKAKNPGRGGGSPVFGSNNGRYEFMSLTKPLNRSSPPPHLLQRQGSDPNTARLRASESPTRRRGSSSSTGSGQGMAEEDGIRINPSFIRVALSSLLAIDLWLSKRLGVCACEDSSWGSVRPLMKLIEISGHGIPWLAGTAYCLYKSDSAAGQEVMLNLFMGLLLDVVLVAIVKAVVRRRRPAHNRMDMFATFSVDRYSFPSGHATRAAMCGRFLLAHLVLAAPLRFLVLLWAVLVGLSRVMLGRHNVTDVMFGFWMGYCQYNLVEMAWLSPQTLQGLLGQLV is encoded by the exons ATGCCCTCTCCAAAAGCCAAAAACCCCGGTCGCGGTGGAGGAAGCCCCGTATTTGGTAGTAACAACGGCCGGTATGAGTTCATGTCGCTGACAAAGCCACTGAACCGTTCCTCCCCGCCGCCTCACCTCCTCCAGAGGCAGGGCTCCGACCCGAACACCGCCCGGCTCCGAGCCTCGGAGAGCCCCACTCGGCGCCGGGGCTCCAGCTCCTCTACCGGGAGCGGTCAGGGGATGGCGGAAGAGGACGGTATACGGATCAACCCCTCTTTCATCCGCGTAGCGCTGAGCTCGCTGCTTGCCATCGACCTGTGGCTGTCTAAGCGACTGGGGGTGTGTGCCTGTGAGGACTCGTCCTGGGGCAGCGTGCGTCCGCTAATGAAACTGATAGAGATATCTGGACATGGTATCCCGTGGCTGGCTGGCACCGCTTACTGTCTGTACAAGAGTGACAGTGCTGCAGGACAAGAAGTCATGCTCAACCTCTTCATGG GCCTGCTGTTGGATGTGGTCCTGGTGGCTATTGTTAAGGCTGTGGTGCGTCGGCGTAGGCCAGCGCATAACCGCATGGACATGTTCGCCACCTTCTCCGTGGACCGCTACTCCTTCCCTTCCGGCCACGCCACCCGCGCTGCTATGTGCGGGCGTTTCCTGCTGGCCCACCTGGTGCTCGCCGCACCCCTTAGGTTCCTCGTCCTGCTGTGGGCAGTCTTGGTGGGGCTGAGCCGAGTGATGCTGGGCAGGCACAATGTGACTGATGTGATGTTTGGGTTCTGGATGGGCTATTGCCAGTACAACCTGGTGGAGATGGCATGGCTTTCACCTCAAACTCTGCAAGGGCTGCTGGGACAGTTGGTTTAA